The Ensifer canadensis genome has a segment encoding these proteins:
- a CDS encoding hydrolase, with amino-acid sequence MPPRNGLDSLLRPEDSVLVLIDHQPYQLANLNSHDPHMVVNNTTALAKLARAFNVPTILTSVIAARGGLLFKQITDVFPGQEVIDRTWVNTWQDENVVNVVKATGRKQLIIAGLWTEVCVAMPVIHAAGEGWDVTVITDASGGISKESHEVAIQRMIAAGANVMTVMALAGEWQRDWARTEHVEELTEILIQHFGGSGIAYLWEQQLLNTPVPSEG; translated from the coding sequence ATGCCCCCTCGTAACGGCCTCGATTCGCTTCTTCGTCCCGAAGATTCCGTCCTCGTTCTGATCGATCACCAACCTTATCAACTCGCGAACCTGAACAGCCACGATCCGCATATGGTGGTCAACAACACGACCGCGCTGGCGAAGCTGGCAAGAGCCTTCAATGTTCCGACCATTCTCACCAGCGTGATCGCGGCGCGCGGTGGCCTTCTCTTTAAGCAGATCACCGACGTGTTCCCTGGACAGGAAGTCATCGATCGCACCTGGGTGAACACCTGGCAGGACGAGAATGTGGTGAACGTCGTCAAGGCGACCGGCCGCAAGCAACTGATCATCGCCGGACTGTGGACCGAGGTCTGCGTTGCCATGCCTGTGATCCACGCCGCCGGCGAAGGCTGGGACGTCACCGTGATCACCGACGCGTCGGGCGGGATTTCGAAGGAGTCTCACGAAGTCGCCATCCAGCGAATGATCGCGGCCGGCGCGAACGTGATGACCGTGATGGCGCTCGCTGGCGAATGGCAACGCGATTGGGCGCGCACCGAGCATGTCGAGGAGCTGACCGAGATTCTCATCCAGCACTTCGGCGGCAGCGGCATCGCGTATCTTTGGGAGCAGCAGCTTCTCAACACGCCGGTGCCGAGCGAAGGCTGA
- a CDS encoding LysR family transcriptional regulator has protein sequence MDIEDLQTFVAVADAGGVSAAARRLGVSKSIVSRRLFRVEAELGVQLLARTTRGAALTEAGITFRDHAARASAEIDTAKETILPTGELRGRLRVAMPLTFGPTHFAPVLADMARQHPQLHIHTSYSDRFVDLIAEGFDCAIRGAYLQDSNLIAKRVGPIHGKLVASPDYIKAHGSPETLDELVTHQALMQGTEPWQFMDGDKIVTVQPQGRFKADSATALAAAAAAGLGIAWLPDCITYGYVASGALVPIMTRYPVPPGAAYVVRPPGQHPTRKVRVLTEMLTEYFKRNPDVWGLDR, from the coding sequence ATGGACATCGAAGACCTACAGACATTCGTCGCAGTGGCCGATGCCGGGGGCGTATCGGCCGCCGCGCGCCGGCTTGGCGTCTCCAAATCGATCGTCAGCCGGCGACTCTTCCGGGTCGAAGCGGAGCTTGGCGTCCAGCTTCTTGCACGAACGACCCGCGGCGCCGCGCTCACGGAAGCGGGAATCACGTTCAGGGACCATGCGGCCAGAGCCAGCGCCGAGATCGACACCGCCAAGGAAACGATCCTCCCCACGGGTGAGTTGCGCGGCCGCCTGAGGGTTGCCATGCCGCTTACGTTCGGCCCGACCCACTTCGCCCCCGTGCTTGCGGACATGGCGCGCCAGCACCCGCAGCTTCACATCCATACCTCCTACAGCGATCGCTTCGTCGATCTCATCGCAGAGGGTTTTGATTGCGCGATTCGGGGTGCCTACCTCCAAGACTCAAACCTGATCGCGAAGCGCGTTGGGCCGATCCATGGCAAGCTTGTCGCCAGCCCGGATTACATCAAAGCGCACGGGTCACCTGAGACCCTGGACGAACTCGTCACCCATCAGGCCCTCATGCAGGGAACGGAACCCTGGCAGTTCATGGATGGCGACAAGATCGTCACGGTTCAGCCGCAGGGCAGGTTCAAGGCCGACAGCGCCACGGCGCTTGCCGCTGCGGCGGCGGCAGGTCTCGGCATCGCCTGGCTCCCCGATTGCATCACATATGGATATGTGGCCTCCGGCGCTCTGGTCCCGATCATGACACGCTATCCGGTCCCTCCGGGGGCGGCGTATGTCGTCCGCCCGCCGGGTCAGCATCCCACGCGGAAAGTGCGTGTGCTTACCGAAATGCTGACCGAGTACTTCAAACGGAACCCGGACGTTTGGGGTCTCGACCGTTAA
- a CDS encoding sensor histidine kinase — protein MFQPFFHGEDPGGRHEQGLGLGLHIASEIAKAHGGTVTVSSLNEKTTFEVRMPVSSQAEEPGAE, from the coding sequence ATCTTCCAACCCTTCTTCCATGGCGAAGACCCCGGGGGACGTCACGAGCAGGGGTTGGGTCTTGGACTGCACATCGCTTCCGAGATCGCAAAAGCCCACGGCGGAACGGTTACAGTCTCGTCGTTGAACGAGAAAACCACTTTCGAGGTCAGGATGCCCGTCAGTTCGCAAGCCGAAGAGCCAGGAGCGGAATAA
- a CDS encoding CsbD family protein, with amino-acid sequence MDSAKDKVGGKANKPGGKAKQAAGAAQEARRGAQQAKGKLKDAVKVAVDEA; translated from the coding sequence ATGGACAGTGCAAAGGACAAAGTTGGGGGCAAGGCCAATAAGCCCGGTGGTAAGGCCAAGCAAGCCGCAGGCGCGGCACAAGAGGCAAGGCGCGGTGCCCAGCAAGCCAAAGGAAAGCTAAAGGACGCAGTTAAAGTTGCCGTAGACGAGGCTTAA
- a CDS encoding extracellular catalytic domain type 1 short-chain-length polyhydroxyalkanoate depolymerase, whose translation MNDDFEAAMRRALRSTRALNVAEATRVIQDALAGRSVSDTRISSSDITPPRPIQRSAPFPVDPDAEIIEPPTRSDAEEPAQKVGNGTSSPRLRKPLRETVRILSESRLARGVFGSLHDVGLPGTERQVREPVISDGAQFLARSFTCPAGSRSYRLYVPASAPDRPRGLVVMLHGCKQDPEDFAAGTGMNAVAEAHGLMVAYPRQSGADNASSCWNWFRPTDQMRDGGEPSIIAGITKEIMSEFGLDRDRVFVAGLSAGGAMAAVMGETYPDLYSAAGIHSGLAYGSANDVMSAFSAMRGDGGLASDPKRLANGYRLRTIVFQGGADRTVHPSNADRIVAEATPTDARCAVRKESGRSASGRIYTRTIVADSGGSPAVEYWLVEGAGHAWSGGNPSGTYTDPHGPDASCQMVRFFLDGKE comes from the coding sequence ATGAATGACGATTTTGAAGCGGCCATGCGCCGTGCGCTACGGTCCACGCGCGCCTTGAACGTCGCCGAGGCGACACGCGTGATCCAGGATGCGCTGGCCGGCCGATCGGTCTCCGATACTCGCATCTCGTCATCGGACATCACGCCACCGCGGCCAATTCAGCGTTCCGCCCCCTTCCCGGTCGATCCGGATGCCGAGATCATCGAGCCACCGACACGGTCTGATGCCGAAGAGCCCGCCCAAAAGGTTGGCAATGGCACGTCGTCGCCGAGGTTGCGGAAGCCCTTGCGAGAAACGGTGCGGATTTTGAGCGAGAGTCGGCTGGCGAGGGGCGTCTTCGGATCGCTACACGACGTCGGCCTGCCGGGCACGGAAAGACAGGTCCGAGAGCCCGTGATCTCGGATGGGGCACAGTTCTTGGCACGATCCTTCACCTGCCCCGCGGGTTCGCGAAGCTACAGGCTCTACGTTCCCGCGTCCGCACCCGATCGGCCGCGCGGCCTTGTCGTCATGCTCCATGGCTGTAAGCAGGATCCCGAAGATTTTGCTGCGGGAACGGGCATGAACGCGGTTGCCGAGGCGCACGGTCTCATGGTCGCCTATCCCCGTCAAAGCGGTGCTGACAATGCGTCGTCCTGCTGGAATTGGTTCAGGCCCACCGACCAAATGCGCGACGGAGGAGAACCCTCGATCATTGCCGGAATCACCAAGGAGATCATGTCGGAATTCGGCCTCGATCGCGACCGGGTCTTCGTGGCAGGCCTATCGGCAGGGGGAGCAATGGCGGCGGTCATGGGCGAGACCTATCCCGATCTCTATTCGGCCGCGGGGATCCATTCCGGCCTGGCCTACGGATCGGCCAACGACGTCATGTCAGCCTTCTCCGCGATGCGCGGCGACGGCGGTCTTGCATCCGATCCGAAGCGGCTCGCTAATGGTTACCGTCTCCGGACGATCGTCTTCCAGGGAGGTGCTGATCGGACGGTCCATCCCTCCAACGCCGATCGGATCGTCGCCGAGGCAACGCCTACCGACGCGCGATGCGCGGTCCGTAAGGAATCCGGCCGCTCCGCGAGCGGGCGGATCTATACAAGAACCATCGTAGCAGATTCCGGTGGAAGCCCGGCGGTCGAATACTGGCTGGTAGAGGGCGCCGGTCATGCCTGGTCCGGCGGCAATCCCTCGGGAACGTATACGGACCCGCATGGTCCGGATGCCTCTTGTCAAATGGTGCGCTTCTTCCTCGATGGGAAGGAATGA
- a CDS encoding potassium transporter Kup, protein MADSLDHAPAQAKNLPQFLALTVGAIGVVYGDIGTSPLYAFREALRPFGPGGVGRDEVIGLVSLVLWTLTAIVTIKYVLFLLRADNDGEGGTLSLLALLLKKGTKYPVLMFFAGVLGAALFIGDAMITPALSVLSAVEGLKLVTPALDDYVLPISIVIILLLFAVQSRGTGAVSIFFGPITLIWFLVMAAAGIAHIGDDLAILAAFNPLYAVGFLWDAGLVGFIVLGAIFLTVTGAEALYADLGHFGRLPIQSAWFTVVFPALALNYLGQGALVLSHPNVIDNPFFLMFPNWALLPMVILATAATIIASQSVITGAFSLIRQAIHLGFLPRFEIYYTSETQTGQIYLPLVNTILLTGVLALMLMFGSSEALAPAYGVSITGAMVIDTILAFEFVRRQWGWSALTAIAVLLPLFSLELVFLGANLLKVHHGGYVPILIAGILITMMLTWRKGVSLLREKTARHDIPLSQFMAMVERKSEHAPVDVPGTAVFLTATPDTTPAVLLHNIKHNHVLHQHNVIMTIKTARVPYVPEKDRYTITQLSDRFSLLELRFGFMDDQNVSRALARCRKGGFKFEIMSTSFYLGRRKLIADPQSGLPHWQDKLFIAMADSAIDPTDYFHLPANRVVELGEQVII, encoded by the coding sequence ATGGCCGACTCCCTCGACCACGCACCGGCACAAGCGAAAAATCTGCCGCAGTTTCTGGCGCTGACCGTCGGGGCAATCGGCGTGGTCTATGGCGACATCGGGACCAGCCCTCTCTACGCCTTCCGCGAGGCACTGCGCCCGTTTGGGCCAGGTGGCGTCGGGCGGGACGAAGTCATCGGTCTCGTGTCGCTGGTACTCTGGACGCTGACCGCCATCGTGACCATTAAATACGTGCTCTTTCTGCTTCGCGCCGACAACGATGGTGAGGGTGGCACTTTGTCCCTGCTCGCCCTGTTGCTGAAGAAGGGCACCAAGTATCCGGTCCTCATGTTTTTTGCCGGCGTTCTCGGTGCCGCCCTGTTCATCGGTGACGCGATGATCACTCCGGCGCTGTCGGTGCTGTCGGCCGTCGAGGGATTGAAGCTCGTGACGCCGGCGCTTGACGACTACGTGCTGCCGATCTCTATCGTGATAATCCTGCTGCTTTTCGCCGTCCAGTCACGCGGGACCGGTGCTGTCTCGATTTTCTTCGGTCCAATCACCCTTATTTGGTTTCTGGTGATGGCAGCTGCTGGCATTGCGCATATAGGCGACGATTTGGCGATCCTTGCAGCCTTCAACCCGCTCTATGCGGTTGGCTTCTTGTGGGATGCCGGCCTCGTCGGCTTTATCGTACTCGGCGCCATCTTCCTTACCGTGACCGGCGCTGAAGCGCTTTATGCCGATCTTGGTCATTTCGGCCGGCTGCCCATCCAGTCGGCGTGGTTTACGGTCGTGTTCCCCGCCCTCGCGTTGAACTATCTGGGACAGGGCGCGCTGGTTTTGTCCCATCCCAATGTCATCGACAATCCGTTTTTCCTGATGTTCCCGAACTGGGCCTTGTTGCCGATGGTGATCCTTGCCACGGCCGCAACGATCATCGCCAGCCAGTCGGTGATCACCGGAGCCTTTTCGCTTATACGGCAAGCGATCCACCTCGGCTTCCTCCCCCGCTTCGAGATCTACTACACCTCGGAAACGCAAACGGGTCAGATTTACCTACCCTTGGTCAACACCATCCTTTTGACCGGTGTTCTCGCCCTCATGCTGATGTTCGGTAGCTCCGAAGCCCTTGCCCCCGCATACGGCGTATCCATTACGGGCGCGATGGTGATCGATACGATCCTCGCCTTCGAATTCGTTCGGCGCCAATGGGGCTGGTCCGCTTTGACAGCCATAGCCGTCTTGCTTCCCCTGTTCAGTCTCGAACTGGTCTTCCTCGGCGCCAATTTGTTGAAGGTTCACCACGGAGGGTATGTGCCCATCCTGATCGCCGGCATCTTGATCACGATGATGTTGACCTGGCGGAAGGGGGTCAGCCTGCTGCGCGAGAAGACCGCCCGTCACGACATTCCGCTGAGCCAGTTCATGGCCATGGTCGAACGAAAGTCCGAGCACGCTCCTGTCGACGTCCCCGGAACAGCGGTCTTCCTGACCGCTACGCCCGACACAACGCCGGCAGTTCTGTTGCATAACATCAAGCACAATCACGTCCTTCATCAGCACAACGTCATCATGACCATCAAGACCGCCAGGGTCCCGTATGTGCCCGAGAAGGACCGCTACACAATTACACAGCTGTCTGATCGGTTCAGCCTGCTGGAGCTGAGATTCGGCTTCATGGACGATCAGAATGTCTCACGGGCACTGGCGCGCTGTCGAAAGGGGGGGTTCAAGTTCGAGATCATGTCGACGTCCTTTTATCTCGGCCGGCGCAAGCTGATAGCCGACCCCCAGTCAGGACTGCCCCACTGGCAAGACAAGCTCTTCATCGCCATGGCCGACTCGGCGATTGATCCAACTGATTACTTTCATCTGCCCGCCAATCGAGTCGTCGAGCTGGGAGAGCAAGTCATTATCTAA
- a CDS encoding siderophore-interacting protein, whose product MVGRTYSAQALIALPNPKPVITRLCHHMLEHGAEVSRQAGEVVLRLSGCTARFFGEGARTCVEIEAPDFEHLYFARMTIASHILEFAGEAAPEIRWSGDSDGQTRPPNFQVLTVIGSHDVTPHMRRLRFRCQNAARFAGLDALHLNLLIQRPELRSPVWPSVASSGVIEWEDPDHKPFLRKYTVRSVDVETEEIEIDFVIHSDVGPGSRFAETVVIGTEVGVFGPGGGGLVVADWYLFAGDETALPAIARMFANLPFAATGIAYIEVADAEEIQALESSAAVDVRWLVRNGAKPGSLLVDAVRNSEFPEDGRSIYLWAACEHGAFKTIRQFVREQTKLKRDEQLVVSYWRAGTSS is encoded by the coding sequence ATGGTAGGCAGAACCTATTCGGCTCAGGCATTGATTGCCTTGCCTAATCCTAAACCCGTCATAACCCGGCTTTGCCATCACATGCTCGAGCACGGCGCAGAGGTCAGCAGGCAGGCGGGCGAGGTTGTGCTGCGACTATCCGGCTGCACCGCCCGTTTTTTCGGCGAGGGCGCACGCACGTGCGTCGAGATAGAGGCGCCTGATTTCGAGCACCTCTATTTCGCGCGTATGACGATCGCCTCCCATATCCTGGAGTTCGCCGGAGAGGCGGCCCCCGAGATCCGCTGGAGCGGCGATAGCGACGGTCAGACACGGCCACCCAATTTCCAGGTCCTGACGGTCATCGGCAGTCACGACGTGACGCCCCATATGCGGCGCCTGAGGTTTCGCTGCCAGAACGCCGCCCGTTTTGCAGGTCTCGACGCGCTCCACCTCAATCTTCTGATCCAAAGACCGGAACTCCGAAGCCCGGTTTGGCCATCGGTGGCGTCGAGTGGCGTGATCGAATGGGAGGATCCGGACCACAAACCATTTTTGCGTAAATATACGGTCCGCTCCGTCGACGTCGAGACGGAAGAGATCGAGATTGACTTCGTGATCCACTCCGATGTCGGGCCTGGCTCTCGGTTTGCCGAGACAGTAGTCATCGGCACGGAAGTAGGCGTATTCGGACCTGGCGGCGGCGGACTCGTCGTGGCGGACTGGTATCTGTTTGCCGGAGATGAGACCGCCCTTCCCGCGATTGCCCGGATGTTCGCCAACCTGCCTTTTGCTGCGACGGGGATTGCCTACATCGAGGTGGCTGACGCCGAAGAAATCCAGGCTTTAGAGAGTTCGGCGGCGGTCGACGTGCGCTGGCTCGTGCGCAACGGGGCAAAGCCAGGAAGTCTGCTTGTCGATGCTGTCAGGAATAGCGAATTTCCGGAAGATGGCAGGTCGATCTATCTCTGGGCTGCGTGCGAACATGGCGCGTTCAAGACGATCCGCCAGTTCGTCCGCGAGCAGACGAAGCTAAAGCGCGACGAGCAACTTGTCGTCTCCTATTGGCGTGCTGGGACTTCTTCCTGA
- a CDS encoding ABC transporter substrate-binding protein, whose translation MILKMPVQTTVPLVRLAAAFVIALFLGVPAAAEIRLTDAAGRDVRLAIPAQRIATNESLLLLSLALIDPDPVSRLAGWAAPQRIDRGFYQSFRARFPSIDSIPVAGGVVGSKTSPEAILAVKPDVFVVSLWDQSWTQVAATLEAAGVPVVFLDGPANDGRGPAETTISSIELLGKVIGREAQAHAFSDFVRPRYALITDRTRNLRRPSVLIDAHAGEDCCSTPGRDNRMTEYLKLAGGESISVGVPGYDGRLSAEYVLEKDPEVYIATGGPHLAAQNGLVLGDDITADAASRSFAMLVSSDLRSSLTAVRSGRAHAVSHQLSISVLNVLAFECYARWIHPDLFTDIDPAATLAEINNRFLSVPLEGTFWLDLDVSRIAH comes from the coding sequence ATGATCCTGAAAATGCCTGTCCAGACAACCGTCCCATTGGTCAGACTTGCGGCAGCATTCGTCATCGCGCTCTTCCTGGGCGTGCCGGCGGCGGCGGAAATCCGGCTCACCGACGCCGCAGGGCGTGACGTCCGCCTCGCAATCCCCGCCCAGCGCATCGCTACCAATGAAAGCCTGCTGCTCCTGTCGCTGGCGCTTATCGATCCGGATCCGGTTTCGCGCCTCGCCGGCTGGGCGGCGCCGCAAAGGATCGACAGAGGTTTCTACCAGTCGTTCCGCGCCCGCTTTCCCAGCATCGATTCTATCCCGGTGGCGGGTGGCGTGGTCGGTTCAAAGACCTCGCCTGAGGCCATTCTCGCCGTCAAGCCGGACGTCTTCGTCGTCTCTCTCTGGGACCAAAGCTGGACACAGGTCGCTGCGACACTGGAGGCCGCCGGGGTGCCGGTGGTATTTCTCGATGGCCCCGCCAACGATGGACGCGGCCCGGCAGAAACTACCATTTCCTCGATCGAACTTCTTGGAAAGGTGATCGGCCGAGAGGCGCAGGCCCATGCCTTTAGCGATTTTGTCCGGCCGCGTTATGCGCTCATCACGGATCGCACGCGCAATCTCAGGCGCCCTTCGGTCCTGATCGATGCCCACGCCGGCGAGGACTGTTGCTCAACGCCGGGGCGCGACAACCGCATGACTGAATATCTCAAGCTGGCCGGAGGCGAGAGCATTAGCGTCGGCGTGCCCGGCTACGACGGAAGGCTGAGCGCCGAGTACGTGCTGGAAAAGGACCCGGAGGTCTACATTGCGACCGGAGGACCGCACCTTGCGGCCCAGAACGGCCTCGTTCTTGGCGATGATATCACCGCGGATGCGGCATCGAGATCGTTCGCCATGCTTGTTTCGAGCGACTTGCGCTCCAGTCTGACAGCAGTGCGTAGCGGCCGTGCCCACGCAGTGTCCCATCAACTGTCGATCTCGGTTCTCAATGTTCTGGCCTTTGAATGCTACGCGCGATGGATTCATCCGGATCTGTTCACTGACATTGATCCGGCCGCGACCCTTGCCGAGATCAACAACCGGTTCTTGAGCGTGCCACTCGAAGGCACCTTCTGGCTCGACCTCGACGTTTCAAGGATCGCGCATTGA
- a CDS encoding TonB-dependent siderophore receptor has translation MTSEDGRFGKRRDAKERARTFAAHRKETLFASTFAGVLGLAAPVLAQDVAPGTRLEAITVTASKDNPRGPDNGIVAKRSLSASKTDTSLLETPQAISVVTRDQMDEQGANTVSEALRYTPGVLTESNGYDIRYDWLYIRGFNTYGTMWLDGLVLPGDPNNYATPAVNPYALERIDVIKGPASVLYGRAVPGGLVNQVSKRPQPERHNEVGIQTSSFGGIEGMFDFTGPVSEGSDWTYRLTGLGKNMGSQIDREQERQLMLAPSLTWAPTDQTQLTLYGYYQKDRPKDFNPRFYPAIGTLIDNSFGQIPRELYLGDPNASIFERNFYTLGYEFSHEFNDTWSVRQNLRYGRASQNMFLALVNPAFAYRPDGHTLNRASAVSDDWLTSFNVDTQLEARFDTGALDHTALFGIDVLRADSSTNFGNGTVGVPPLDYLDPVYGTAPIPVPAIQRSGLQKQRQVGFYAQDQIRYDNWVGTVGLRYDLSDIDTQNRLAPDRSTVSNDDREVTWRAGLSYLFDNGIAPYVSYSTAFLPALGASRSGMPFEAQRAEQYEIGVKFEPPGGWGMITVSLFDLTLENGLTPDPASSLYSVQTGKQRVRGLELEGKYEISPEFDVLASYAYSDSEVVQSTNAAARGREMLRSPEHQGSAWINYRPSAIEGLSLSAGVRMTSSYQTDATYRDDLRIPSRALVDIGAAYDFDALHKSFEGTKFRVNVTNLFDEEYVSHCLNITGGSCNYGAGRAVTASLNYAW, from the coding sequence ATGACGAGCGAAGACGGCAGGTTTGGCAAAAGACGCGACGCGAAAGAGCGTGCACGCACGTTCGCTGCGCACCGCAAAGAGACCCTTTTTGCCTCGACATTTGCTGGCGTCCTCGGTCTCGCGGCACCTGTGTTGGCACAGGATGTGGCCCCGGGAACCCGGCTCGAGGCGATCACCGTAACTGCTTCTAAGGACAACCCAAGGGGGCCGGACAATGGGATTGTCGCCAAGCGAAGCCTCAGCGCGTCAAAGACCGATACTTCTCTCCTCGAGACGCCACAGGCAATCAGCGTCGTCACGCGTGACCAGATGGACGAGCAAGGGGCGAACACCGTGTCGGAGGCGCTGCGATACACTCCGGGTGTGTTGACCGAGAGCAACGGCTACGACATCCGTTACGACTGGCTCTATATCCGCGGCTTCAACACCTACGGTACGATGTGGCTCGACGGACTGGTGCTTCCGGGCGACCCCAACAACTATGCCACTCCGGCCGTGAACCCCTACGCACTTGAGCGCATCGACGTCATCAAGGGGCCGGCGTCGGTTCTCTACGGCCGGGCGGTCCCAGGGGGGCTCGTCAACCAGGTCAGCAAGCGGCCGCAACCGGAGCGCCATAACGAGGTAGGCATCCAGACCTCGTCTTTCGGTGGCATCGAAGGGATGTTCGACTTCACAGGACCGGTCAGCGAAGGAAGCGACTGGACCTACAGGCTTACCGGACTCGGCAAGAACATGGGCAGCCAGATCGATCGAGAGCAAGAACGCCAGCTCATGCTTGCGCCGAGCTTGACCTGGGCGCCGACCGACCAGACACAACTCACTCTTTATGGCTACTATCAGAAGGATCGCCCGAAGGACTTCAACCCCCGTTTCTACCCGGCGATCGGGACACTGATCGACAATTCATTCGGACAGATCCCACGAGAGCTCTATCTCGGCGATCCCAACGCCAGCATCTTTGAACGCAATTTCTATACGCTCGGATACGAATTTTCCCACGAGTTCAACGACACCTGGAGCGTGCGTCAGAACCTGCGCTACGGCCGCGCGAGCCAGAACATGTTCCTCGCCCTCGTCAACCCGGCCTTCGCCTATCGGCCCGACGGCCATACCCTCAATCGGGCTTCGGCAGTGTCGGATGATTGGCTGACAAGCTTCAACGTCGACACCCAACTGGAAGCCCGGTTCGATACCGGTGCCCTCGATCACACGGCTCTCTTCGGCATCGACGTCCTCCGGGCCGATTCGTCGACCAATTTCGGCAACGGCACTGTCGGAGTGCCGCCCCTCGACTATCTCGACCCGGTCTACGGCACCGCACCGATACCAGTCCCGGCCATCCAGCGCTCTGGCCTGCAGAAGCAACGGCAGGTCGGCTTCTATGCCCAGGACCAGATCCGCTACGACAACTGGGTAGGGACGGTCGGCCTGCGCTACGATCTCTCGGACATTGATACCCAAAACCGCCTGGCTCCGGATCGGTCGACCGTCTCCAACGATGATCGCGAAGTGACGTGGCGGGCCGGCCTCTCCTATCTCTTCGACAACGGTATCGCTCCCTACGTCAGCTATTCCACCGCCTTCTTGCCGGCCCTGGGTGCCAGCCGGTCCGGAATGCCCTTTGAGGCGCAACGGGCCGAACAGTACGAAATTGGCGTGAAGTTCGAGCCGCCGGGCGGCTGGGGCATGATCACGGTCTCACTGTTTGACTTGACGCTCGAAAATGGCCTCACGCCCGATCCTGCCAGTTCGCTCTACAGCGTGCAGACCGGCAAGCAGCGCGTGCGGGGATTGGAGCTTGAAGGGAAGTACGAGATCAGCCCCGAATTCGACGTCCTTGCCTCCTACGCCTATTCGGATTCCGAAGTAGTCCAGTCTACGAACGCGGCGGCCAGGGGCCGCGAGATGTTGAGATCGCCAGAGCATCAGGGCAGCGCCTGGATAAACTATCGTCCTTCTGCCATCGAGGGCCTTTCGCTGAGCGCCGGGGTGCGGATGACCTCGTCTTATCAGACCGACGCCACCTATCGAGATGATTTGCGCATCCCCAGCCGCGCACTGGTCGATATCGGCGCCGCGTATGACTTCGACGCCCTGCACAAGTCTTTCGAAGGCACGAAATTTCGCGTCAACGTCACCAATCTGTTCGACGAGGAGTATGTCTCGCATTGCCTGAACATTACCGGCGGAAGTTGCAACTACGGTGCTGGACGGGCGGTTACGGCCAGCCTGAACTACGCGTGGTAG
- a CDS encoding helix-turn-helix transcriptional regulator: MTTSVCRYGNGLKPDAEGEVQADESRTRRHLRVRDLLRQDGIVLESPDGLSPDDTLMRGEFLHRELRRGLVLHVSDAIEERPFTATSRLGEELSCIFFLDGNVDLSIGDRHFHFDAHGGVVQGVAIMNASPESFSRASLGGQHLRHLVVSATPEWLHLDALDEVADTKGGERLLREHLFEHRWTVTPRLIEIVRQIFAPPPLLPAMRDLYLESRAVELVAETMAAALQASRREPTGMILTRQDAICLDRAKNYVAARWADPLNVEVISRAAGISASGLQRLFRIAENQSVFEYVRKLRLAQAFAALSNGEATVLEASVVAGYSSAANFATAFRRQFGITPSHLMRRSESRHWPKSSQAV; the protein is encoded by the coding sequence ATGACAACTTCAGTATGCCGGTACGGCAATGGCCTGAAACCTGATGCCGAGGGCGAGGTGCAGGCAGATGAGAGCCGCACGAGGCGGCACCTCCGTGTCCGAGATCTCTTGCGCCAGGACGGGATCGTCCTCGAAAGCCCCGACGGACTTTCTCCCGACGATACATTGATGAGGGGAGAATTCCTGCACCGAGAACTCCGCCGTGGGCTCGTGCTGCATGTCAGCGATGCGATCGAGGAGCGGCCCTTCACCGCCACGTCGCGTCTTGGCGAGGAACTTTCCTGCATCTTCTTTCTGGACGGCAATGTCGATCTCTCAATCGGCGACCGCCACTTTCATTTTGATGCGCATGGCGGCGTCGTACAGGGCGTTGCGATCATGAACGCCTCCCCTGAGAGTTTCAGTCGTGCCTCTCTGGGAGGACAGCACCTGCGCCATCTCGTCGTGTCCGCGACGCCGGAATGGCTGCATCTCGACGCGCTCGATGAAGTCGCCGACACCAAGGGCGGCGAAAGGCTTCTCCGCGAACACCTCTTCGAACATCGCTGGACCGTCACTCCTCGCCTGATAGAGATCGTTCGCCAGATCTTCGCGCCCCCACCGCTTTTGCCCGCAATGCGCGACCTCTATCTCGAAAGCCGCGCCGTGGAACTTGTGGCAGAAACGATGGCAGCGGCATTGCAGGCGAGCCGGCGTGAACCGACCGGCATGATTCTGACGCGGCAGGATGCCATTTGCCTCGATCGCGCCAAGAATTACGTCGCAGCGCGATGGGCCGACCCGCTCAATGTTGAAGTGATCTCGCGTGCCGCCGGTATCAGCGCGAGCGGCCTGCAGCGTCTTTTCCGAATCGCGGAGAACCAGAGCGTGTTCGAATATGTGCGCAAACTGAGACTGGCACAGGCCTTCGCGGCCTTGAGCAACGGCGAAGCCACTGTCCTGGAGGCCAGTGTTGTTGCGGGCTATTCTTCCGCGGCCAACTTCGCGACGGCCTTCCGCCGGCAGTTCGGCATCACGCCAAGTCACCTGATGCGACGGTCCGAAAGCCGCCATTGGCCGAAGTCTTCGCAAGCAGTGTAG